In Treponema sp. OMZ 798, the following proteins share a genomic window:
- a CDS encoding COG2958 family protein, with protein sequence MIIEVFEKVKKPMTPEEVWEKAVEFSFDKKLKSSGKTPAATLGARLYVDAKEKGEKSTFVQVSKRPSRFILRSLNISGTEIKKEIEKKENLELKQNNESSFNERDLHPLLVKYVYSNPHFNCYTKTIYQENSIKRVKGANEWLHPDLVGVYFPFKDYSKETMKLQTSLNVNSIKLFSFEMKKHVDYSNLRQYFFQAVSNSSWANEGYLVCLKIDEDPNFKNELQRLSNAFGIGVIKLNTESISESEIICNARYNENIDWDTLERLSEDNPDFNKFISDLTEDIALGKVKSSYDKVIPDDKLENYLKEKNIIY encoded by the coding sequence TTGATTATAGAAGTTTTTGAAAAAGTAAAAAAACCAATGACGCCGGAAGAAGTTTGGGAAAAGGCAGTTGAGTTTTCTTTCGATAAAAAATTAAAAAGCTCCGGTAAAACTCCGGCTGCTACATTAGGCGCAAGATTATATGTAGATGCCAAAGAAAAGGGCGAAAAAAGTACTTTTGTTCAAGTTTCAAAGCGTCCTTCAAGATTTATTTTAAGAAGCTTAAATATAAGCGGAACCGAAATAAAAAAAGAAATCGAGAAAAAAGAAAATTTAGAATTAAAACAAAATAATGAAAGTAGTTTTAATGAGAGAGATTTACATCCTCTTTTAGTTAAATATGTTTATTCAAATCCGCATTTTAATTGTTATACAAAAACTATTTATCAGGAAAATTCGATAAAAAGAGTAAAAGGAGCTAATGAATGGCTTCATCCTGATTTAGTAGGTGTTTATTTTCCGTTTAAAGATTACTCAAAAGAAACAATGAAACTTCAAACATCATTGAATGTAAATTCTATAAAATTATTTTCTTTTGAAATGAAAAAGCATGTAGATTATTCTAACTTAAGACAGTATTTTTTTCAGGCTGTTTCAAATTCAAGTTGGGCTAATGAAGGGTATTTAGTTTGTTTGAAAATAGATGAAGATCCCAATTTTAAAAATGAACTTCAAAGATTATCTAATGCTTTTGGAATTGGAGTGATAAAGCTTAATACAGAAAGCATAAGTGAATCCGAAATAATTTGTAATGCTAGATATAATGAAAATATAGATTGGGATACTTTGGAAAGGCTTTCAGAAGATAATCCTGATTTTAATAAATTTATATCTGATTTAACTGAAGATATTGCTTTAGGAAAAGTAAAAAGTTCCTATGATAAAGTAATACCTGATGACAAATTGGAAAACTATTTGAAAGAAAAAAATATTATTTACTAA
- a CDS encoding transposase, producing the protein MKQKGLFDEEDRLRVLSKLGDSLEKLNEKINWEIFKPLLKKALTKESKGLGGRPAYDYVLMFKIIILQKLYNISDDQTEYQINDRLSFMRFLGLELKDKVPDSKTIWLFKEKLIEARVSKKLFEKFGKELARNNLIGKEGTIIDATIVEAPIQHNSKDENEQIKNGKVPEQWQEAKK; encoded by the coding sequence ATGAAACAAAAAGGATTATTTGATGAAGAAGATCGTTTAAGAGTATTAAGCAAGTTAGGAGATAGTCTTGAAAAATTAAACGAAAAAATAAATTGGGAAATATTCAAACCCCTATTAAAAAAAGCATTAACCAAAGAGTCAAAAGGTTTAGGCGGAAGACCTGCATACGATTATGTACTGATGTTTAAAATAATAATCTTACAAAAATTATACAACATAAGTGATGATCAAACGGAATATCAAATAAACGATCGGCTATCCTTTATGAGATTTTTAGGATTGGAATTAAAAGATAAAGTACCCGATTCAAAAACAATATGGCTTTTTAAAGAAAAACTCATTGAAGCGAGAGTATCAAAAAAGTTATTTGAAAAGTTTGGAAAAGAATTAGCTAGAAATAACTTAATAGGAAAAGAGGGAACGATAATAGATGCGACAATAGTAGAAGCTCCGATACAGCATAACAGCAAAGATGAAAATGAACAAATCAAAAATGGAAAAGTCCCTGAACAATGGCAAGAAGCAAAAAAATAA